From Streptosporangiales bacterium:
TCGACACCGGCGACATCGGCTACTCTCCAATCTACTATGATTGATAGTAGCTCAGGCCTTGGCGTTCACCTGCCAGCGCGAAGCACTCACCGAACGCGTCTGTCTGACGGGCAGAGCAACGTCATGTCGTGTCGCCGCGAAAGAGGTGCCGCTACTATGCGGCCTAGAGCGAGGAGGCGTCATGGCTATGCGGGCCTTCGGTGAGCTGGAGGCTGCGGTGATGAACCAGTTGTGGTCCTTCGGGCGCCCCGTGCCCGTACGCGAGGTCCTGGAGGCACTTCGTGTGGATCGCGACCTCGCCTACACCACGGTGTTGACCGTGATGGACAAGCTGTACAAGAAGGGCTGGTTGCGACGCGAACCTTCCGGCCGAGCACACGTCTACGAGCCCGTCGCATCCCGCGACGCGTACACGGCAAGGCTCATGCGCAGCGCCCTCTCCACCAGTCCGAACCATGCGGCGGCGTTCGTGCATTTCCTGTCCGAGCTGACACCCGAGGAGTCCGAGGCGCTCCGGGACGCGCTTCGGATCGTCCCGCCGGAGCACCGACCATGACCATCTCGACGGTCCTCTTGGGCTACGCCACCGTCCTTGCGGTGGCGGGCCCTCGAGTTCTGACCGGATCGGGCTGGGTCGATCGTGCCCCCAACCTCGCCATCGCGCTGTGGCAGGCGATCACGGCGTCCGTATTGGCGGCCGCCGTGCTGGCGGCGCTGTCCCTTGCGGTACCGGCAGTCGGTGCCGGAGCGAGCGTGGCCAGCCTGATCGACGCCTGTCTCGTGGCGTTACGGGGCCACTACTCCGACGTGGGTCAGCCGGTCGTCGCGGTGAGCGCGTTCATCGCCGCGCTTGCGTTGTGCGCATGGACGGTGGGCCATCTCGTTCACGGATTCGTCGGCGCGCTTCGTGAAAGGCGTCTCCACGTCGACATGCTGGCACCGATCGCTCAGCACGATCCCTCTCTTGGTGCCCTTGTCGTCGAGCACGACCGCCCCCTCGCCTACTGCATGCCGGGTCGAGTCCATCGCATCGTCGTGACGAGCGCGGTCATCGAGAGGCTCGACTCCGAGCAGCTTGCCGCCGTGCTGGCGCACGAACGCGCGCACCTCTCCTGCCGTCACCATCTTGCCGTCACCGCGGCGGACGCACTCGCCCGCGCCTTCCCCTTCGTCCCGCTCTTTCGCGCGGCTGCCGGTGAGGTCGCTCATTGCGTCGAGCTCGCCGCCGACGACGTCGCCGCCACACGGCACGACCGTCAGGTCATCGCCGCCGCCGTGCTGTCCATCGCGGGCGAGCCTGTTCCCGGCGGTGCGCTCGGAGCGGCGGGACGGAGAATCGCTCGACGAGTGCTCCGGATGATCGCCCAACACCAGCCCCTCGGTCGCATCGCGCGTACGGCCACTGCCACCGTCATCGTCGGCCTGCTGGCGTTTCCCGGATTCGTCGCGGCCCACCCGGCTATCGCGGCGGCGTTGGATCGCCATTGTCCGATACCTTTCTGAGCCGCTGCCAGGACGAACGGATGTCCAGCGAGCCCAGGCGACCTGGCGAGTTACGCCCACCGATCCGCATCGCGCTGGCGGCAACCGCGGGGGCGCTGACGCTCCTCACCATGCCGCCACGGGGGCTCTGGCTGTTCCTCCCCGCGGGCATTGCGCTGCTCACGCTCGCCGTGCACGGTGCGAGCTGGCGCGCTCGACTTCTCGTGGGCGCAACAGCGGGAGCGACGTTCTTCGGACCGGGACTGTTCTGGCTCACCTCGTTCAATGCGATCGGCTACGTCGCCGTGGTGGCCGTCGAGGCCGGCCTCTTCGCAGGCGCCATGATCCTCGTGCCGGGGCGCCACCGAGGTTGGTGGACCGTGCCGGCCGCTCTCGTCCTGCTCGAGACCGTACGCGCCCGGTTCCCGTTCGGCGGGCTCCCCCTTCCAGGCCTCGCCCTGGGACAGGTCGACGGACCCTTCGCCGCCGCCGCGGGGCTCGGCGGTTCTCTGCTCGTCGCGGCGTTACCAGCCGTAGCGGGTACGGCCTTGGTGGCGCCGATTCTGGCGCGACGTCGAGCATTGGCAGTCGCGACCGCGGTGCTCACGGCCTCACTCCCGTTGGGAGCGGGCGCGATGCTGCCGACCCGGCAGACGGGGTCGCTCGATGTCGCCGTCGTGCAGGGTGGCGGCCCACGGGGCATCCCCGCGATTCGCAGCGACCCGAGCCAGGTCACGGAGCGACACTTCGCAGCGAGCAATCAGATAACGAATACACCCGATCTGGTGCTGTGGCCGGAGAGCGCCGTCTACGTCGAGCAGCCCGTCGCCCGATCGCCGCAGGGAGCAAGGTTGTCGGCGCTTGCTCGACGACTGGACACCACCCTGGTCGCCGGGGTGATCGAGGACGACGGAGATCGCTTCCGCAACGCCGCGGTCGGATGGGACCCGGACGGAGCGCTGCGCGGCCGGTACGAGAAGGTGCACCGGGTGCCGTTCGGCGAGTACATTCCGTTGCGAGGCCTGTTCGAGCTCCTGTCGGACGACACCGCGTTCGTCCCGCGCGATGCGGTCCCTGGACGTGGCCCAGGGATGCTCGAGACAGACGCCGGACCACTCGGTGTAGTGATCTCCTACGAGGTCTTCTTCTCCGACCGCGCCCGTGCAGCTGCCAACGCCGGGGGGCGTGTGCTGCTCGTGCCGACGAACGCGGCCTCGTACACCACCGACGAGGTTCCCTCGATGGAGGTGGCCGCGGCCAGACTGAGGGCCCGCGAACTCAATCAGGCCGTCCTCCAGGCGGCACCCACCGGATACTCGGCGGTGATCCTTCCCGACGGGCGCGTCATCGAGCAGAGCGGCCTCGAGCGGCGGGCCGTACTCAGCGCGCGAGTCCCGCTACAGGAGCAACGCACCCCCTACACGCGGACCGGCGACTGGCCCGTCGTGACCCTGGCCGTCGTAGCACTGCTCCTGGGTGCGCTCACGGGGCGTCACTCCACGTCATCGAACGATCCGTCGCGTCGTCGCGTGGCCTTCCGGCAGCGCGCCTGACCAGCTCACTCGTTACAACTATGGTAAATAGTAGTAAGTATCGTAGTAGGTGGGCGACGAGGTGGTGCCGACCGGCAACCCCGTGGAGGGCGGTAATGCCACGATCTGGATCGAGACGACCAGCAGAGCGTCTCGGATATCCGACACGCGACGCCATCGTCGGTGCACAGTACGACAGCGTGGACGCAGCGACCGGCTACGCCACGTCGCATGAGGGTTGGGGTCCACCGGCACGGTACTTCCACTCCCGCCTTCACGTCGTGGACGAGGCCCTGCGGCAGTCTCCCGGTGGGGACCTTCTCGACATCGGCTGCGGTCCCGGCATCCTGCTACGTCATCTCCTCGACACACGCGCCGGCGACTTCCGTCTCACCGGAGGTGACCGGTCACGCACCATGGTGAAGGTAGCCGGAGAGAGGGTCGCCGATGAGACCGACGCCCGGGTGACGGAGGCGCGCATCGAGAGCATGCCCCTTCCGGACGCGAGCTTCGACGTCGCCATTGCCATGGGTGTGCTGGAGTACTCCGATGTCCCGCGCGGGCTGAGTGAGACGGCCCGCGTCGTCAGGCCTGGCGGTCTCGTTCTGGTGACGATGCTCAACCCGCGCAGTCCCTACCGTCTCTTCGAGTGGATCGTCTACTGGCCGGCACTCCGCCTGCTCGGTCGCGTCGAGCGCCTGCTCCGAGTCGCGCCGGAGCGGCGACATGGTGCCCGGGTCTCCGGCATCCGTGCGATCCCGGCGGCAAGGCTCTGTCGCAAGATGCGCGACGTTGGGCTGGTGCCGCACGACGTGGTCTACTACGACCTCACGCCACTCGTGCCGCCGCTCGACAGGATCGCGCGACGGTGGGCGCGGCGCTGGCGCGCACACCCGGAGACGACAGTGAGCCGTGGCCGTCGGCGCTGGATGGGTACGGCATATCTCGTTGCGGCTCGCCGTATACAGCGACGGACATGAGACACGGGTCTACGTGCTCCTCACAGCGACTTGTTGTGCTGTCGGGTCTGAGATCGTCCTAACCTGGTGAGAACCTCGGACCGGAGGAGAGGACCTGCCGAATGAGCGCCGATACGGGCGAATCGTCCCCACCACGCCCACCAGTGCCCGTCAGGGTGGCGTGGGAGTCGATCGACCGGCACCGTGGCCTGACGCTCCTCGCCATCGGCGGACTGGTGGTCGGCGGCCTGATGGCGGTACTCGGACTTCCACCGATCGACATGCACGGCCCACTCCACCGCTGGTTCGGGATCATGGATCCGCTCTGTGGCGGCACACGCGGCGTGAGCTACGCGATTCGAGGCGATTGGCGACTCGCTTGGGCGTACAACCCGGCAAGCATCCCCCTCGTGGTCGGAGCAGTCGTTCTCGTGGTTCGCCGGCTCGTCGGCATGGTGAGCGGTCGCTGGCTCAACGTATGGTTCCTGCTGCCTCGGCGGGTGGCGATCCCGTTGTTCGGCGTGCTTCTCGTCGCGCTGGAGATCAACCAGCAGCTCCACGCACCCCTGCTGATGGGCCCATGAGCGAGCCCTCGAGCCAGGCCCACGGTATGCTCTCCCAAGCACCTTAGTTGTCACACCGTACCGAAGGGTGATGGTGAGCGCGACCGACACGAGGCGAGTCGAGAGACATTCCGCGGGCACTCGTAGGCGGGTGCACCGCGAGCGGCGCGCGACTCTCCTGATCTGCGCGGCGACGACGCTCGTCCTGGCGTGCGTCGTGACGGTCTTCCTTTGGGGCAGGGCCCGGGTATCGGACGACGGTTCGGTCCTGCCGGATCCGATGTCCAGTGTCGGCACTGGAAGCCCTCCATGGCCGGTACCGGTCGATCCGGTGTCCGGTGCAGGAGCGGCCGGGCTGACGACGTCGCGGACCGAGGGCACCGGCAGTCACCTCCACGCACACCTCGCCGTCATCGTCGACGGTGAAGCCGTGACGGTACCGGCCGGC
This genomic window contains:
- a CDS encoding M48 family metalloprotease, which gives rise to MTISTVLLGYATVLAVAGPRVLTGSGWVDRAPNLAIALWQAITASVLAAAVLAALSLAVPAVGAGASVASLIDACLVALRGHYSDVGQPVVAVSAFIAALALCAWTVGHLVHGFVGALRERRLHVDMLAPIAQHDPSLGALVVEHDRPLAYCMPGRVHRIVVTSAVIERLDSEQLAAVLAHERAHLSCRHHLAVTAADALARAFPFVPLFRAAAGEVAHCVELAADDVAATRHDRQVIAAAVLSIAGEPVPGGALGAAGRRIARRVLRMIAQHQPLGRIARTATATVIVGLLAFPGFVAAHPAIAAALDRHCPIPF
- a CDS encoding DUF2752 domain-containing protein — translated: MSADTGESSPPRPPVPVRVAWESIDRHRGLTLLAIGGLVVGGLMAVLGLPPIDMHGPLHRWFGIMDPLCGGTRGVSYAIRGDWRLAWAYNPASIPLVVGAVVLVVRRLVGMVSGRWLNVWFLLPRRVAIPLFGVLLVALEINQQLHAPLLMGP
- a CDS encoding BlaI/MecI/CopY family transcriptional regulator, with the translated sequence MRAFGELEAAVMNQLWSFGRPVPVREVLEALRVDRDLAYTTVLTVMDKLYKKGWLRREPSGRAHVYEPVASRDAYTARLMRSALSTSPNHAAAFVHFLSELTPEESEALRDALRIVPPEHRP
- a CDS encoding methyltransferase domain-containing protein — encoded protein: MPRSGSRRPAERLGYPTRDAIVGAQYDSVDAATGYATSHEGWGPPARYFHSRLHVVDEALRQSPGGDLLDIGCGPGILLRHLLDTRAGDFRLTGGDRSRTMVKVAGERVADETDARVTEARIESMPLPDASFDVAIAMGVLEYSDVPRGLSETARVVRPGGLVLVTMLNPRSPYRLFEWIVYWPALRLLGRVERLLRVAPERRHGARVSGIRAIPAARLCRKMRDVGLVPHDVVYYDLTPLVPPLDRIARRWARRWRAHPETTVSRGRRRWMGTAYLVAARRIQRRT
- the lnt gene encoding apolipoprotein N-acyltransferase, giving the protein MSSEPRRPGELRPPIRIALAATAGALTLLTMPPRGLWLFLPAGIALLTLAVHGASWRARLLVGATAGATFFGPGLFWLTSFNAIGYVAVVAVEAGLFAGAMILVPGRHRGWWTVPAALVLLETVRARFPFGGLPLPGLALGQVDGPFAAAAGLGGSLLVAALPAVAGTALVAPILARRRALAVATAVLTASLPLGAGAMLPTRQTGSLDVAVVQGGGPRGIPAIRSDPSQVTERHFAASNQITNTPDLVLWPESAVYVEQPVARSPQGARLSALARRLDTTLVAGVIEDDGDRFRNAAVGWDPDGALRGRYEKVHRVPFGEYIPLRGLFELLSDDTAFVPRDAVPGRGPGMLETDAGPLGVVISYEVFFSDRARAAANAGGRVLLVPTNAASYTTDEVPSMEVAAARLRARELNQAVLQAAPTGYSAVILPDGRVIEQSGLERRAVLSARVPLQEQRTPYTRTGDWPVVTLAVVALLLGALTGRHSTSSNDPSRRRVAFRQRA